The Engystomops pustulosus chromosome 1, aEngPut4.maternal, whole genome shotgun sequence genome has a window encoding:
- the KLHL26 gene encoding kelch-like protein 26 isoform X1, which yields MADKNNSSMKCTFSAPGHSTTLLQGLTALRAHGQLLDVILTINNEVFQVHKVVLAACSDYFRAMFTGGMREASQDVIELKGVSSRGLRHIIDFAYSAEVTLDLDCIHDVLGAAVFLQMVPVVELCEEFLKSAMSVETCLNIGQMATTFSLASLKESVDSFTFKHFLKISEEEDFLHLPLERLVFFLQSNKLKNCSEIDLFRAAIRWLQFDYSRRANASQVLCHIRFPLMKSSELVDSVQIVDIMVEDVLCRQFLLEAFNYQILPFRQHEMQSPRTVIRSDVCSLITFGGTPYTDNDRTVSSKVYYLPDLTARQFKELDEMEIGCSHACVAVLDNFVYVIGGQHLQYRSGEGAVEVCFRYDPHLNQWLRIQPMQESRIQFQLHVLYGMLYATGGRNRSGSLASVERYCPRMNEWTYVCSLKRRTWGHAGATLGGRLYISGGYGVSVDDKKALHCYDLSLDQWEFKCPMNEPRVLHAMVGTKNRIYSFGGRMDHVDRCFDILAVEYYAPETDTWTTVSPMRAGQSEAGCCLLDHKIFIVGGYNWHLNNVTSIVQVYNTETDEWERDLHFPESFAGIACASVILPQVTTQS from the exons ATGGCTGATAAGAACAACAGCAGCATGAAATGCACCTTCTCCGCTCCAGGTCATAGCACAACCCTTCTACAGGGACTCACTGCTCTACGAGCTCATGGTCAGCTGCTCGATGTCATTCTTACCATAAACAATGAAGTATTTCAAGTTCACAAAGTGGTCCTAGCTGCCTGCAGTGACTACTTTAG GGCCATGTTTACAGGAGGAATGAGAGAAGCTAGTCAAGATGTTATTGAACTTAAAGGAGTATCTTCTAGGGGACTACGACATATCATAGATTTTGCATACAGTGCAGAAGTGACTCTGGATCTTGACTGCATTCATGATGTTCTTGGAGCTGCAGTTTTTCTACAAATGGTTCCTGTTGTGGAGCTTTGTGAAGAGTTCCTGAAATCTGCAATGAGCGTGGAGACTTGTCTGAATATTGGGCAAATGGCTACAACTTTCAGTTTGGCATCTCTTAAAGAATCGGTGGATTCATTTACTTTTAAACATTTTCTTAAAATATCTGAGGAAGAAGATTTCCTTCATTTGCCCCTAGAACGGCTAGTTTTTTTCCTCCAAAGCAATAAGCTAAAAAACTGCAGTGAAATAGATTTATTTCGTGCTGCAATCCGTTGGCTGCAGTTTGACTATTCCCGACGAGCAAATGCCAGTCAAGTTCTTTGCCACATCCGCTTTCCATTAATGAAGTCTTCTGAGCTAGTGGATAGTGTTCAGATTGTGGATATCATGGTAGAAGATGTGTTATGTCGGCAATTTCTGCTCGAGGCCTTCAACTACCAAATTCTTCCATTCCGCCAACATGAAATGCAATCTCCTAGGACCGTGATTAGGTCAGATGTATGCTCGTTGATAACATTTGGTGGAACCCCTTATACCGATAATGATCGAACAGTAAGCAGTAAAGTATATTATTTGCCAGATCTGACTGCCCGCCAGTTTAAGGAGCTTGATGAAATGGAGATTGGCTGCAGTCATGCTTGTGTTGCAGTCTTGGATAATTTTGTGTATGTTATAGGAGGACAGCATTTGCAATATCGAAGCGGCGAAGGAGCTGTAGAAGTCTGTTTTCGCTATGATCCCCATTTGAATCAGTGGCTGCGAATTCAGCCTATGCAGGAGAGTAGAATTCAGTTTCAACTTCATGTATTGTATGGCATGCTATATGCAACTGGAGGAAGGAACAGATCAGGAAGTTTGGCATCTGTTGAAAGGTATTGTCCCAGGATGAATGAATGGACTTATGTCTGCTCCTTAAAACGAAGAACTTGGGGTCACGCAGGAGCTACACTTGGAGGTAGACTGTATATTTCAGGAGGCTATGGAGTATCAGTTGATGACAAAAAAGCCTTGCATTGTTATGACCTCTCTTTAGACCAGTGGGAATTTAAATGTCCAATGAATGAGCCAAGAGTTCTTCATGCCATGGTTGGGACCAAGAACCGAATTTACTCATTTGGGGGTAGAATGGATCATGTGGATCGTTGTTTTGACATTTTAGCTGTTGAATATTATGCTCCAGAGACTGACACATGGACAACAGTGAGTCCAATGAGAGCCGGACAATCGGAAGCAGGTTGCTGTCTCTTAGATCACAAGATTTTTATTGTAGGGGGCTACAACTGGCACTTAAACAATGTGACTAGTATTGTACAGGTCTACAATACAGAGACTGATGAATGGGAGAGGGACTTGCATTTCCCAGAATCTTTTGCCGGCATAGCTTGTGCATCAGTTATACTACCACAGGTTACAACTCAAAGCTAA
- the KLHL26 gene encoding kelch-like protein 26 isoform X2, translated as MFTGGMREASQDVIELKGVSSRGLRHIIDFAYSAEVTLDLDCIHDVLGAAVFLQMVPVVELCEEFLKSAMSVETCLNIGQMATTFSLASLKESVDSFTFKHFLKISEEEDFLHLPLERLVFFLQSNKLKNCSEIDLFRAAIRWLQFDYSRRANASQVLCHIRFPLMKSSELVDSVQIVDIMVEDVLCRQFLLEAFNYQILPFRQHEMQSPRTVIRSDVCSLITFGGTPYTDNDRTVSSKVYYLPDLTARQFKELDEMEIGCSHACVAVLDNFVYVIGGQHLQYRSGEGAVEVCFRYDPHLNQWLRIQPMQESRIQFQLHVLYGMLYATGGRNRSGSLASVERYCPRMNEWTYVCSLKRRTWGHAGATLGGRLYISGGYGVSVDDKKALHCYDLSLDQWEFKCPMNEPRVLHAMVGTKNRIYSFGGRMDHVDRCFDILAVEYYAPETDTWTTVSPMRAGQSEAGCCLLDHKIFIVGGYNWHLNNVTSIVQVYNTETDEWERDLHFPESFAGIACASVILPQVTTQS; from the coding sequence ATGTTTACAGGAGGAATGAGAGAAGCTAGTCAAGATGTTATTGAACTTAAAGGAGTATCTTCTAGGGGACTACGACATATCATAGATTTTGCATACAGTGCAGAAGTGACTCTGGATCTTGACTGCATTCATGATGTTCTTGGAGCTGCAGTTTTTCTACAAATGGTTCCTGTTGTGGAGCTTTGTGAAGAGTTCCTGAAATCTGCAATGAGCGTGGAGACTTGTCTGAATATTGGGCAAATGGCTACAACTTTCAGTTTGGCATCTCTTAAAGAATCGGTGGATTCATTTACTTTTAAACATTTTCTTAAAATATCTGAGGAAGAAGATTTCCTTCATTTGCCCCTAGAACGGCTAGTTTTTTTCCTCCAAAGCAATAAGCTAAAAAACTGCAGTGAAATAGATTTATTTCGTGCTGCAATCCGTTGGCTGCAGTTTGACTATTCCCGACGAGCAAATGCCAGTCAAGTTCTTTGCCACATCCGCTTTCCATTAATGAAGTCTTCTGAGCTAGTGGATAGTGTTCAGATTGTGGATATCATGGTAGAAGATGTGTTATGTCGGCAATTTCTGCTCGAGGCCTTCAACTACCAAATTCTTCCATTCCGCCAACATGAAATGCAATCTCCTAGGACCGTGATTAGGTCAGATGTATGCTCGTTGATAACATTTGGTGGAACCCCTTATACCGATAATGATCGAACAGTAAGCAGTAAAGTATATTATTTGCCAGATCTGACTGCCCGCCAGTTTAAGGAGCTTGATGAAATGGAGATTGGCTGCAGTCATGCTTGTGTTGCAGTCTTGGATAATTTTGTGTATGTTATAGGAGGACAGCATTTGCAATATCGAAGCGGCGAAGGAGCTGTAGAAGTCTGTTTTCGCTATGATCCCCATTTGAATCAGTGGCTGCGAATTCAGCCTATGCAGGAGAGTAGAATTCAGTTTCAACTTCATGTATTGTATGGCATGCTATATGCAACTGGAGGAAGGAACAGATCAGGAAGTTTGGCATCTGTTGAAAGGTATTGTCCCAGGATGAATGAATGGACTTATGTCTGCTCCTTAAAACGAAGAACTTGGGGTCACGCAGGAGCTACACTTGGAGGTAGACTGTATATTTCAGGAGGCTATGGAGTATCAGTTGATGACAAAAAAGCCTTGCATTGTTATGACCTCTCTTTAGACCAGTGGGAATTTAAATGTCCAATGAATGAGCCAAGAGTTCTTCATGCCATGGTTGGGACCAAGAACCGAATTTACTCATTTGGGGGTAGAATGGATCATGTGGATCGTTGTTTTGACATTTTAGCTGTTGAATATTATGCTCCAGAGACTGACACATGGACAACAGTGAGTCCAATGAGAGCCGGACAATCGGAAGCAGGTTGCTGTCTCTTAGATCACAAGATTTTTATTGTAGGGGGCTACAACTGGCACTTAAACAATGTGACTAGTATTGTACAGGTCTACAATACAGAGACTGATGAATGGGAGAGGGACTTGCATTTCCCAGAATCTTTTGCCGGCATAGCTTGTGCATCAGTTATACTACCACAGGTTACAACTCAAAGCTAA